The Microbacterium foliorum genome has a window encoding:
- a CDS encoding glycoside hydrolase family 32 protein — translation MTPTDLPPVRTTRPRVHFAPRSNWMNDPNGLVFHDGLYHLYFQYNPHGVEHANLSWGHATSTDLARWTEHDPAILWDDDAQIFSGSVVVDHGNTSGFGTAERPPLVALYTAAAPGHQAQALAYSTDGGYVWTKYDGNPVLDRGTSDFRDPKVFRYDDGGDGYWVMVAVEAQDRQVLFHRSDDLKTWTFLSSYGPAGPVGGVWECPDMFPLAVDGDDDDVRWVLLISLNPGGIAGGSGTHYVVGDFDGTTFRASVPHPVPTRALLREGSQSRDELERYGWIDFGPDCYAGVTFDGLSRGERTLIAWMDNWKYAGRIPTDDSEEHRSAMTLPRRLSLTRDEAGVERLRQQPAVALEPRGSTDLSGVAGGVALAEGAGAVRISVAATFGDAQSVELRIDSTSDDGVVIRQDRASGRIELVRAGAGMPSGFRGSSSMALERRDEIRWDLWIDDLNERVSSVELFAQNGERVLTALIPVASLRTYTVTAVGGTLQEARADVAEP, via the coding sequence GTGACTCCCACTGATCTTCCCCCGGTCCGCACCACGAGACCGCGCGTGCACTTCGCTCCGCGCAGCAACTGGATGAACGATCCCAACGGTCTCGTCTTCCACGACGGCCTGTACCACCTGTACTTCCAGTACAACCCGCACGGCGTCGAGCACGCCAACCTCAGCTGGGGCCATGCGACGAGCACCGACCTCGCGCGATGGACCGAGCACGACCCGGCGATCCTCTGGGACGACGATGCGCAGATCTTCTCGGGTTCCGTCGTGGTCGACCACGGCAACACCTCGGGATTCGGCACGGCCGAGCGGCCGCCGCTGGTGGCGTTGTACACGGCTGCGGCGCCCGGGCATCAGGCGCAGGCGCTCGCATACAGCACCGACGGCGGGTACGTCTGGACGAAGTACGACGGCAATCCCGTGCTCGACCGCGGCACGAGCGACTTCCGCGACCCGAAGGTGTTCCGCTATGACGACGGCGGGGACGGATACTGGGTGATGGTCGCGGTCGAGGCGCAGGACCGTCAGGTGCTGTTCCACCGCTCCGACGACCTGAAGACCTGGACGTTCCTCTCGTCGTATGGTCCGGCCGGACCGGTCGGCGGTGTCTGGGAATGCCCCGACATGTTCCCGCTCGCGGTCGACGGCGATGACGACGACGTGCGCTGGGTGCTGTTGATCAGCCTCAACCCCGGCGGCATCGCGGGTGGTTCGGGGACGCACTATGTCGTCGGTGACTTCGACGGCACGACCTTCCGCGCCTCCGTTCCCCACCCCGTGCCGACGCGCGCCCTGCTGAGGGAGGGGAGTCAGTCCCGTGACGAGCTCGAACGCTACGGGTGGATCGATTTCGGGCCCGACTGCTATGCCGGCGTCACGTTCGACGGCCTCTCCCGCGGGGAGCGGACGCTCATCGCCTGGATGGACAACTGGAAGTATGCCGGTCGCATCCCCACCGACGACTCCGAGGAGCACCGCAGTGCGATGACTCTCCCGCGCCGGCTCTCGCTCACTCGTGATGAAGCGGGGGTCGAGCGTCTGCGGCAGCAGCCGGCGGTCGCACTCGAGCCCCGTGGGAGCACGGACCTCAGCGGTGTGGCCGGTGGCGTCGCGCTCGCCGAAGGTGCCGGGGCTGTGCGTATCAGCGTCGCCGCGACGTTCGGCGATGCGCAGAGCGTCGAACTCCGCATCGACTCGACGTCGGACGACGGGGTCGTGATCCGTCAGGACCGTGCGAGCGGACGCATCGAGCTCGTTCGTGCCGGCGCAGGGATGCCGTCGGGTTTTCGCGGGTCTTCGTCGATGGCTCTCGAGCGACGCGACGAGATCCGATGGGACCTCTGGATCGACGATCTGAATGAGCGGGTGTCGTCGGTCGAGCTGTTCGCGCAGAACGGCGAGAGGGTGCTCACGGCGCTGATCCCCGTCGCGTCGCTGCGCACGTACACCGTGACAGCCGTCGGGGGAACGCTGCAGGAGGCACGAGCCGACGTCGCGGAGCCGTGA
- a CDS encoding alpha/beta fold hydrolase, translating into MTTTNPNLSPITILIAGHWLGAWAWDEVLEDLHASSSRTVAVTLPGLDRDDPHRSSKTLDDQVRAIQDTLARCDVSATRPAVVVAHSGANGPVSLLLDRHPELVRRVVWVDSGPMASGSAFAPDLPDDVEDVPLPAFDVLAQQASLEGLSTEVLERFRARAVPEPGLVLRGSVELTNDARNSIPTTLVCCSIPSAQVVELARNGHPMFAPVAELDTVDVIDLATGHWPMWSRPGDLAEIIRSAVARPGAVAQTTD; encoded by the coding sequence ATGACGACGACGAATCCGAACCTCAGTCCGATCACCATCCTCATCGCCGGGCACTGGTTGGGCGCCTGGGCGTGGGACGAGGTCCTCGAGGACCTGCACGCCTCCTCCTCCCGCACCGTCGCAGTGACGCTGCCCGGGCTCGACCGCGACGACCCGCACCGCTCATCCAAAACGCTCGACGACCAGGTACGGGCGATCCAAGACACGCTTGCGCGCTGTGATGTCTCCGCAACCCGGCCGGCGGTCGTCGTCGCCCACAGCGGGGCGAACGGTCCCGTCAGCCTCCTTCTCGACCGGCATCCCGAACTCGTTCGTCGAGTGGTGTGGGTCGACTCGGGGCCGATGGCATCCGGAAGCGCTTTCGCCCCCGATCTCCCGGACGACGTCGAGGACGTGCCGCTGCCGGCGTTCGACGTTCTCGCACAGCAGGCGAGCCTCGAGGGACTGAGCACCGAAGTCCTCGAGCGCTTCCGTGCCAGGGCTGTCCCCGAGCCCGGCCTCGTGCTCCGCGGGTCCGTCGAGCTGACGAACGACGCCCGCAACAGCATCCCGACCACACTGGTGTGCTGTTCGATCCCGAGCGCGCAGGTAGTGGAGCTGGCCCGGAACGGGCACCCGATGTTCGCCCCGGTCGCGGAGCTCGACACGGTCGACGTCATCGACCTCGCGACGGGCCACTGGCCGATGTGGAGCCGCCCTGGCGACCTGGCCGAGATCATTCGATCGGCGGTCGCACGACCAGGCGCCGTCGCTCAGACGACTGACTGA
- a CDS encoding helix-turn-helix transcriptional regulator, whose translation MKRAERLHALSEALHRSGSRGYSAERLARDFEVSVRTVKRDLQALERSGAPIWSRPGPGGGYGLAAGASLPPVSLSPVQAVALMASVSAAPDAPYADLAAAGVQKVLGVLDPRTRARADALAARIWVDVPPTASRATRSALEEAMTEQRVVRIRYTAQDGATTTRDVEPVLFASTNGRWYLVGWCRLRDAMRWFIVSRVARASVTAIPCSGHTVAEVGEPPASARPVHGF comes from the coding sequence ATGAAGCGGGCAGAGCGACTCCATGCGCTTTCCGAGGCGTTGCACAGGAGTGGATCGAGGGGGTACTCCGCCGAGCGTCTGGCGCGAGACTTCGAGGTCTCCGTGCGCACCGTGAAGCGCGATCTTCAGGCGCTCGAACGCAGCGGTGCGCCGATCTGGTCACGCCCGGGGCCCGGCGGTGGGTACGGATTGGCGGCGGGCGCATCGCTGCCGCCGGTCAGCCTGTCGCCCGTTCAAGCGGTGGCGCTCATGGCATCGGTGTCGGCGGCGCCTGATGCCCCGTACGCGGATCTGGCGGCGGCCGGCGTCCAGAAGGTCCTGGGCGTGCTCGATCCCCGCACCCGAGCGCGAGCCGACGCATTGGCTGCGCGCATCTGGGTCGACGTGCCTCCCACCGCTTCACGAGCCACCAGGTCGGCGCTCGAAGAAGCGATGACCGAGCAGCGGGTCGTTCGCATCCGATACACCGCCCAGGATGGCGCCACCACCACACGCGACGTCGAGCCTGTGCTGTTCGCCTCGACGAACGGCCGGTGGTATCTCGTCGGGTGGTGCCGGCTGCGTGACGCCATGCGATGGTTCATCGTGTCTCGCGTCGCGCGGGCCAGCGTGACCGCGATCCCCTGCAGCGGTCACACCGTCGCTGAGGTCGGCGAGCCCCCGGCGAGCGCCAGGCCGGTGCACGGCTTCTGA
- a CDS encoding ArsR/SmtB family transcription factor, translated as MVAQRDLSEAEVDRVFHALATSTRRDILRRTIEREQSVSALASEYDMSFAAVQKHVSVLEAADLIVKRAEGRERLVRANPEMIARARALLARYEELWRSRIARLDDLLAEAPADRPTTEDSTRTPTGEGD; from the coding sequence ATGGTTGCACAAAGAGATCTGAGCGAAGCGGAGGTCGACCGTGTGTTCCACGCACTGGCGACGTCGACCCGACGCGACATCCTGCGCCGGACGATCGAGCGGGAGCAGTCCGTCTCGGCCCTCGCCTCCGAATACGACATGTCGTTCGCGGCGGTGCAGAAGCACGTGTCCGTGCTCGAGGCCGCCGATCTCATCGTCAAGCGCGCCGAGGGGCGCGAGCGGCTCGTCCGCGCGAACCCCGAGATGATCGCCCGCGCCAGGGCGCTCCTCGCCCGATACGAAGAGCTGTGGCGGTCGCGCATCGCCCGGCTCGACGACCTGCTGGCCGAGGCGCCGGCAGATCGACCGACCACCGAAGACAGCACCCGCACGCCCACTGGAGAAGGAGACTGA
- a CDS encoding SRPBCC family protein: MPVTDVITDTENLTMTVIADLAAPVERVWEVYSDPRQLERFWGPPGWPATFTSWDQTVGGRADYTMHGPRGEKAAGTWEFLEIDRPRGFAVIDAFADDDGHPDPDLPSMRMTFTFEQTAEGTRMVNTSHFASAEALEQLIAMGAIEGTTMAMSQMDAVLQDLRDYAQGKGTQVTLLDDVHVRITRLVEGPRELVWRAHNEPDLMKQWLLGPDGWEMTEVAVASEVGQSYRTSWAPVGDTEGEPFGFEGEALLIDAPRRSVQTERMIGMPVETLNDLNLYEEDGATLITLYIEYPDKETRDMILATGMAEGMETSYARLERELLAV; the protein is encoded by the coding sequence ATGCCTGTCACCGACGTCATCACCGACACCGAGAACCTCACCATGACGGTCATCGCCGACCTCGCGGCACCCGTCGAGCGGGTGTGGGAGGTGTACAGCGACCCCCGTCAGCTCGAGCGCTTCTGGGGTCCCCCCGGATGGCCCGCGACCTTCACCTCGTGGGATCAGACGGTCGGCGGCCGTGCCGACTACACGATGCACGGACCCCGCGGCGAGAAGGCCGCAGGCACCTGGGAGTTCCTCGAGATCGACCGACCCCGCGGATTCGCGGTCATCGACGCGTTCGCCGACGACGACGGACATCCCGACCCCGACCTGCCTTCGATGCGCATGACGTTCACGTTCGAGCAGACCGCCGAGGGGACGCGCATGGTCAACACCAGTCACTTCGCGTCGGCCGAGGCGCTCGAGCAGCTCATCGCGATGGGAGCGATCGAGGGCACCACCATGGCGATGAGTCAGATGGACGCCGTGCTGCAGGACCTCCGCGACTACGCGCAGGGCAAGGGCACGCAGGTCACGCTCCTCGACGACGTGCACGTGCGCATCACCCGCCTCGTCGAGGGCCCGCGCGAGCTGGTCTGGCGCGCTCACAACGAGCCCGACCTCATGAAGCAGTGGCTGCTCGGGCCCGACGGATGGGAAATGACCGAGGTCGCCGTCGCCTCCGAGGTGGGGCAGAGCTATCGCACCTCCTGGGCGCCGGTCGGCGACACCGAGGGAGAGCCGTTCGGGTTCGAGGGCGAGGCGCTGCTGATCGACGCCCCGCGGCGGTCGGTGCAGACCGAGCGGATGATCGGGATGCCGGTCGAGACGCTGAACGACCTGAACCTCTACGAGGAGGACGGGGCGACTCTCATCACCCTCTACATCGAGTACCCCGACAAGGAGACGCGCGACATGATCCTCGCCACCGGCATGGCCGAGGGCATGGAGACGTCGTACGCACGCCTCGAGCGGGAGCTGCTCGCCGTCTGA
- a CDS encoding helix-turn-helix transcriptional regulator — protein sequence MIDAEAWDDLVGFVQSNWTELLAQDPMSARQAIEALPDAVLIAHPRASLAKGYLDRIAPGDHAHTMRFRKATPAGPPRGVFDELVQLSVRATARRASGEYDAAEKMAREARELLDAADSSDREQMQQALPEMTYAWGYVRELAGDLDGARREFVDSYDIALMIDDRMGRARAAGALAWVDALAGRNTEARAWLARLPEIGDAWWAGRSVVPAQLAEVMILIGTFEFDDARRLLARIDLRPARERWPAHKLLCALLVDSHVDAVTILADIDTASSAMPDERAERGEGAAFLAIARHRLLSKMGSQSAARLELNGAVVPPSSLGAKMIELWKIADDARSGRIERVERAATALTLLPAVSPWVMVAALALKAGAESSLGVPTASRTWESAVALANRERLYSALAVGDGREIPRLMQSSSESLPEDMSAHILRTAGSRVHDPFLTLTPREHVVLAARLRGLTVGETAEAVFVSVNTVKTQLRTVYRKIGVTTFSQLKRAASVHGYVPALQDDGD from the coding sequence TTGATCGACGCCGAGGCATGGGACGATCTGGTCGGCTTCGTCCAGAGCAACTGGACGGAACTCCTCGCTCAGGATCCGATGTCGGCCAGACAGGCCATCGAGGCGTTGCCCGACGCCGTGCTGATCGCCCATCCGCGCGCCTCTCTCGCGAAGGGCTACCTCGACCGCATCGCCCCGGGAGACCACGCGCACACGATGCGGTTCCGCAAGGCGACCCCCGCGGGACCACCGCGCGGCGTCTTCGATGAGCTCGTGCAGTTGAGCGTCCGCGCGACGGCGCGACGGGCCAGTGGCGAGTACGACGCCGCCGAGAAGATGGCCCGCGAGGCACGAGAACTCCTCGACGCCGCCGATTCCTCGGACCGCGAGCAGATGCAGCAGGCCCTGCCGGAGATGACCTACGCCTGGGGCTACGTGCGTGAGCTCGCAGGGGATCTCGACGGCGCCAGACGAGAGTTCGTCGACAGCTACGACATCGCCCTGATGATCGATGATCGGATGGGTCGAGCACGAGCGGCGGGGGCACTCGCGTGGGTCGACGCGCTCGCCGGCAGGAACACCGAGGCGCGTGCGTGGCTCGCCCGCCTGCCCGAGATCGGCGACGCGTGGTGGGCGGGACGCAGCGTGGTGCCCGCGCAGCTCGCGGAGGTCATGATCCTCATCGGCACCTTCGAGTTCGACGATGCACGACGGCTCCTCGCCCGGATAGACCTGCGCCCCGCCCGTGAACGCTGGCCGGCTCACAAGCTCCTCTGCGCTCTGCTGGTGGATTCGCATGTGGATGCGGTCACCATCCTCGCCGATATCGACACCGCCTCGTCTGCGATGCCCGATGAGCGCGCCGAGCGGGGCGAGGGCGCGGCGTTCCTCGCCATCGCCCGACACAGGCTGCTCTCGAAGATGGGATCGCAGTCCGCGGCACGCCTGGAGTTGAACGGCGCCGTCGTTCCTCCCTCCTCTCTGGGCGCGAAGATGATCGAACTCTGGAAGATCGCCGACGACGCCAGGTCCGGCCGCATCGAGCGCGTCGAGAGGGCCGCCACCGCTCTGACGCTGTTGCCGGCCGTGTCGCCCTGGGTCATGGTCGCGGCGCTCGCGCTGAAAGCCGGCGCGGAGTCCTCGCTCGGCGTGCCGACCGCGTCGAGGACGTGGGAGTCGGCGGTGGCGCTCGCCAACCGGGAGCGGCTCTACAGCGCGCTGGCTGTGGGAGACGGTCGCGAGATCCCGAGGCTCATGCAGAGCAGCTCCGAGTCCCTCCCTGAGGACATGTCCGCGCACATCCTCCGCACTGCCGGATCTCGGGTTCACGACCCGTTCCTCACGCTCACCCCGCGAGAGCACGTCGTGCTGGCCGCACGACTGCGCGGTCTGACGGTCGGAGAGACCGCGGAGGCCGTCTTCGTGTCCGTCAACACGGTGAAGACACAGCTCAGGACCGTGTACCGCAAGATCGGCGTCACCACCTTCTCGCAGTTGAAGCGCGCCGCCAGCGTGCACGGCTACGTGCCCGCCCTGCAGGACGACGGGGACTGA